One Drosophila ananassae strain 14024-0371.13 chromosome XR, ASM1763931v2, whole genome shotgun sequence genomic window, ctcgTATGTACTCATTTATGCACCTTTGACATTTTAAACTTCTTATctgcaaaagaatcaaaaatttacCGTTAATTGTCATCTTATTGCTTTTGCTTTGTTTCTTAGACTTATTGTAATGTGCTTATTATGATTTAAAGTGTCAACGTGGTTACATTGAAAGTGAAgagcaatttttattattatttcaaaattatgCGTAAATTGAGTCAGGACGTGGAAAATTCGATAATAGGTCTTACCGAGAAAGGATGTTCGTCCCGGATAATATCCAGTAAACTCGGAATAAGTCAGTCGGTGGTCATACGTGTCCAAAAAAGACGCAAAGTTTCGGTTGAATCCCCTCTCAGAGGCCGTCCTCGACTTTTAAACGATGCGGATGCTCGTCATATTATGGCTAATATGAGAAAGGACAAGTTCTTAACGCCTAAGGGGGCTTCTTTAGAGATAAATAAAGATGTAAGTCGATGGACAGCTCGAAGAGCACTTCAAAGAATTGGATATGTTGCagcagtaaaaaaaaataaacctgCGTTGTCGGAGAAAAATGTGAAGGCACGTTTGAGTTTTGCCAGACAGCACCGAAATTGGACTATAGATGACTGGAAGCGGGTAATTTGGTCAGATGAAACAAAGTTTAATAGATTCCAATCAGATGGAAAACAATATTGCTGGCGCCGGCCCGGTGAAACAATCCAACGACACCACGTTAAGCAGACTGTAAAGCATGGTGGAGGCAATATAATGGTTTGGAGCTGTTTCAACTGGTGGAAGATTGGACCAATGCACAAAATAGAAGGGATTATGAACAAAGAGCAATATCTAAGTATTTTGAGGAACCATCTTCCCGAATTTATTGATCGCAGTGCTTACAACGAAGCTGAAATCGTGTTTCAGCAGGATGGAGACCCGAAGCACACTGCAAAAGTCGTCCAGAAATGGCTAATGGACCAAAATTTTCAGTTGATGCAGTGGCCGGCTCAAAGCCCTGACCTAAACCCAATCGAAAATTTGTGGTCAATAGTCAAAAGACGATTGGGACAATATAATTCAGCTCCATCAAACCTCGCAAATTTATGGGAAAGGGTGCATGAGGAGTGGCGCCGTATACCCAAAGAAATTTTGGAAAACCTTGTGGAGAGTATGCCAGACCGTATTGAAAGcgtcataaaaaataaaggtttATGGacgaaatattaattttttactaaaaattCCATTTAACGATCTTGTTTGCAGATAAGAAGTTTAATATGTCAAAGGTGCATAAATGAGTACATAcgagttgtttttgttttcaagttttcttttcttctttgTGCACCTCTTCGTTGATCTTTTCTCGTTAATGTatagtcaattacatattGAATAAagagaataaatatttttttattgtttgttttgtcataaaaaaaaaaatatatatatatttaatagcATGTTCGCGACATTCGAAGTGTATGCAGCGTCGGTCATCTTTTTATAAAGATTGCTGCAGACCACGATGGCCATCATAGCGAACATGCTTAGCTGCAAACGTAGAGAGGGGTTAAACGCAGGAATACAGGAAGAGGGGGATTATGCTAATGAGGCAATTAGTGCAATTCCTTTACTTCGTCTGTCCGCGGTTTGCACTAACTGTCTTATTGTCGCAGACTTGCGATAAGCAGCCTTgcacaaaattttttttttctttttttcatattCCCTATTCCTCAAGCCTAATCGCGCATATTTGGGTTCTTATTGCTATAATCGTGCTATGCTTGCTGGcattatttttatgatattGAGATATTTTATATcggtaaattttatttttttgttttttaatgaatgtttgatgttatttaaaattatataaattttgttttccattttgtATGAGACTTATAATCTGCATTTATTTAATACTTTtactttaattatattttaatattttaattatttaaaatctgcTATTCATTGCTCTGTACAAGTAAAAGAGTTGTAGCCAGACAAGGGGAGCGCAACAGCAAGTGCAGGGTAGGAGAGAAAGGGTTCATTGACCCCAAATAGAGAAGAATTGCAGACAAGGTGCAATTCTATGTGGGTAAAAGAGAAACAAGAATTACATAATTTGGAGGTCGTTGACTTCTGGGATGTGATAATCATTCACAGCTGTTTTTATTTACTGAGCCaattcattttaatatttatatttattagtttaggaaattaattattattatttatttatttatttatatatttatttatttatttgattgtTTATTTGTCGATTCATCTAATTTGGTTTATTGAGTGGTTAGAATTATATGGTGGTTCGTTtatttaggttttttttttgtgaaagtAGTCAGAAATTAAATTCAACAAGTTAGTGGGTTAAAATGGATTCGTCAATCTTGGAAGCCGAGGGGCCTAATTCCTCCAAATGTGTGCTATGTGACAGGACATTGTCAAGCGCGCCTTTAGCCAAGGCTAGTTGTGGACATGAGTTTCATAAGACTTGTCTCCAGGCTCATGCTAAATCCAAGGGTTCGTGTCCAAAGTGCAAGACCGCCAAAGTTCTTATGTCGTCACAACCCCAAGCCACCCAACCGATAGCTCCTGAGCCTGCAGTTAATATGGCTCAAACCATAGAGGCGGTTGCCTCCCAGCAGTTGCGAGGGTTGCAAAATGAGTTGCTAACACAGTTAGCCGACCAGATGCGGCAACTGATTGAGGTAAATGTAGCAGCGCACCTGCAGCCAAACCGAAACAGCGAGTTTGCCCAAAATCCAGACCCCCGATCCGTGTCAAAACAAAAAGATCCCGATCCGTGACAAAAGCTTTACGAAAACAATTTCGAGATACCCGGACAGATGTAGATCTGCGAGAAGCAATCCGGGAtcgaaaacaaaaggaaaGGGAGAATTTTGATTCCTTCTACGACGGGGTAATCCAGCTGACGGAATGATTTTCTGCTATGGGTGTGGCACCCCAAATACGTATGAACCATCATGCAGTAAATGTCAAAAAAACGGAAAGGTGAACACACGACCACACCAGCAGACGTGTATTCCACGTCGAAATTTCGAAAGTCAGGGGAAgcattaaattgtttttccaATTTGTCCGAGTCCGTGGTTTCACCAATGGCCAAACTGGCCCAGTCCGATTCCACCTATGGGTCCGATCTGTCCGAATCAAATTCCCAAAGTACCATTTTCTGACCACAGCGGGTAGGAAATAATACCCTTCCGGAAATTTCACCCACTAGAGTGGTTAAAAAGACCCCATCTCGAAGTGCCAAGCGGTTAAAAGATTTTTGGAAGGCAGCTAAAAGAATAATTGCCATAAGGCACAAATGTTCGGATAGACGGCCGTTTGCACAGGTTCGCTTGTTTGACCAAACGGTACTAGGACTACTGGACACAGGAGCTTCAGTCAGTGTCTTAGGTGGGAAATTGGCAGAGCACCAATTACCATTTAAGCGTAGCTTTGGGCCGATCACTGCGgcagatggtcaaaagaaggAAGTAATAGGGCGGCTGCGCGGTCCAATAAGCTACGAAGACAAAACAAAAGAATTAGAGCTGTTTATAATTCCTTCGCTTAGCCAAGACCTGTACCTGGGCATAGATTTCTGGACCGCATTTGATCTTCTGCCACCGAGTATGGAGATATCGAAATTAGAATCTGATTGGCACATCCTAGACGAGACTCAGAAGTTGGCTCTAGGAAAAGTAGTAAGAGAATTTCCCTCTTTTGCCATTTCTGGATTGGAGAAGACGAGCCTAATAGCTCATAGTGTCGACGTAGGAGACGCAAAACCAATAAAACAGAGGCATTTCCCAGTCTCTCCAGCTGTGGAAAAGCTTTTGTATGCGGAGGTCGAGCGTATGCTCAAACTAGGAGTAATAGAGGAGTCAGACAGTGCTTGGTCATCGCCAGTGGTCTTAGTGCAAAAACAAGGTTAGGTTGGCCTAGAAAGTAGAAAAGTCAACGAAGTATCGAAAAAAGATGCTTATCCATTGCCGCAAATTTACGGTATCTTAAGCAGACTTCCCAAGGCGAATTTTATAACCAGCTTAGACCTAAAAGATGCCTATTGGCAAATACCCCTAGATCCAGCATCGCGGGATAAGACCGCTTTTAGTATTCCTGGCAAGCCACTATACCAGTATAAAGTGATGCCATTTGGACTGTCAAATGCACCTCAAACCATGACCAGGCTTATGGACAAAGTAGTACCTCCAGAATTGAGGTATTCGTCTATTTAGATGATTTATTGATTGTGTCCGGCTCTTTTGATAGCCATTTGAAGGTCCTGAGTGCGATAGCAGGGCGTATAAAAAAGGCAGGGTTAACTCTGAACGTGGAGAAAAGTAGGTTTTGCATGCGCAGTGTGAAGTATTTGGGGCATATTATTGGTGAAGGGGTGGTGCGAACCGATCAGGAAAAGGTGTCGACAATGGTGGATTTTCCCTTGCCGAAAACATTGAAGGCTTTGCGACGGTTCTTAGGGATGGCTAATTTGTATCCCAAATTTATTAGTAATTTCGCTTCAGTAGCCGCGCCATTGACAGATCTTTTAAAACCGAAGCAAAGAATCGCTATGACCCCAGACGGGCAGCTAGCTTTTGAGAAACTCAAAGAATTGTTAAGCTCGGCTCCGGTTTTGTGTAGCCCAGATTTCAGCAAGGCTTTCTCGATCCACTGTGATGCTAGTAGTACTCGCGTGGGAGGAGTTTTGGTGCAGAAACCGGATGAAGGGGATGAATGTCCGATAGCCCTCGTGTCCAAGAAACTAAACAAAGCACAGAGAAATTATTTGCATAAACCGATTCAGCCCGTATATTGAGGGTCACCAATTTCAGGTGATTACGGATCATACATCGCTGAAATGGCTAATGGGGCAAAAAGATTTACACTCCCGATTAGGACGATGGGCCATTTCGCTGCAgcgttttaaatttaatttgaccACCGTAAAGGCAACCTTAACGTCGTTCCGAATGCATTGTCACAAGTGCATGAAGAAGTAGCTGCTTAAGATGCGAAACAGGGCCTTTTGATAGATTTAGAGTCGCCACATTTTCGGGATCCAGATTACATAAAATTGATGGAGGGCATCGCAGCTAATTTAGAAAATTTACCAGACCTAAAAATAGCGGATGGGTTGTTGTTTAAGAGGACCGAGCATATGACAGACTGAGTGTGTTCCAGCCTAGGATCCGGTCCAATAGTGAACCCGAGTAGTGCCACGGCAGAGGCAATTTTAGGCTCCGGGAGTCTTAATCTGCGGGAGCCTCAGAAAAACCTAGAGTAAAAATGGTATAATCATAAACGaaggaaaaaatagaaaaatcaGCAccggaaaaaaaatttaagtaaaacaAAGGGAAAAGTATCCCCCCATTCGGGAAGACAGACATTGGATGTTGtaaaccttttttttccaGCGACCCATCGAAAGCGCTTTCGTCGTGGGATGCAACAAGGAATTATGTTCTGTGAGTAAAACTTATTTGTATGATTGGACATCCTTTTGATTTAAATTCCTGGTGTCCCGAAAAATCTGGACTCTGTAATGCGAAAGTAATTTTGAGCCCTTTTGgtttctttggtttttttttcggtttttaaaaattaataccCAGCCTTGATAGATTGATAGATTTATAATGTTATTAAATTCTATCGGTTTTAACTTGTCCTTTTTTCTATGCCACTTTTAATATTAGATGTacgttttaatatttattttatttatttatttaaatgttattAATTTAAGTTGTATATACTCATTTGCAATgatcaattataataattattatatgtATTTTCTATcgtattaataaatattttataatgttcTAAACACTAAGAATTATGCCGCAGCTAGCCGGGATTAGGTAGTAGGAGTACCCCAGAAAAGGGGTCGCTCGCAGGATGCGGAACCTGAGCGATCATTGGTAGGGTGGGCACGCGAGAGTCGCCTCTTGACAGCTGGGTGACTCTTAGTTAGGCGCAGGAAGGGAACCCCCCATCTCTCACCATCTATAGGAAATCGGGACTCATTCCGGAGAGTATATCGTCGAGAGCAGgcaatttttaagttagatccCTACCTGGAGAGGCACCCTTGGGAACCGGCAATAACCACCCCCTTGCCGACGAGCCGAAGCCGGATATTTTTACCACCCGCCTCAGCCCATAAATGATTGTAGGAGTTAGTATTCGGTACACCCGGGTGCGCCGCCAAGCCAACCTCGACGTCGGTCACGGCGGGCCCGGAACCCAGCACCGCTGGAAGCagaaggagcagcagcagaagaagGAGCCGACGCTGCCGGTGCAGCAGAAGCCTGATCGCCCAATGTTGccaatgaaataaattaaaaaataaacagtaataaaaataaaaaaaaattcaatgcGTTTTTAATGGGAGGACCAGGACAGTGCCGACGCAGCCAGTGCCGCCCTGGACAGCGCTGCCCGGGTTAGCGCCGACGCATCCAGTGCGCTCGCACCATTTGACAATTTGACATActaatatacattttatttttatgttttatttaattattatattaatatgcCTTCTCGCAGTCATCGCcatcttcctcctcctccacttcCTCTTCCTCCTGAGCACGACTCGTAAGCTCGCTTCAGTCCATCAAAGAGCAGTATTAGCCGGCACGATCTTACTAGCTACACTACTCGGCGTATATATTTTGACATAGCGatgtttcattttctttttcaattatttctttatgtaaaagaaaacaattagtgatttaatttttaatagatattAGTAATATATTaataccaaaataacaatttgaagttttttataaatatgttttgtatttttttttttttttcaattttaaatatcaCACCGCTCAATAAGTTCCCGGCCTCAGTTGTACTCTATGCTTTGAGGAGTAAAGACGTGTAAGCGAGTGCGATCTTCAGACCCAAGTCTTATCACCTAAATATCAGCAACCACAACTAAACAACGGTAAAAGCTTGCAAAACTATttcgaaaataataaaaacaacaactaccAACAAGCGTCAGACAAGGTAGATAATATGTCACTGCTGGGCATCTGCCCTACGGCAACAACAGTCCCTCCCGACATAAATAGACTTTTTAAAGCAAGCGAAACCGAACCCAAATTCATCATCATAAAAAGAACAGACAACGGAtcatttgaaaaaacaaacccctttataataaaaaaaggaattgATTACACATGCAACGGAGAGTCCAAGCAACGATACTTTTAAGACTAAAGACCTTTCACGAGTTCCCAGTATCAGTTTGTGAGCATAATACTCTTAACTTCTCTAAGGGAGTTATTTACTCTAACGAATTGCGAGGCATCGATGAAGAAACTATACTGGATGAACTCAAACCTCAAAAAGTAACAGAaatacgcaaaaaaaaaaaagaatggaaCGAAATGAACTTAAgagggcaggatggtttgagactttaaaacaatttttttttcagaaattttgtatataatagaacattatctttcatgtcgatcggactaaaacttgctgagataccgatctGAGCTGAGATACggcacacatctttaatacaataaatacttgcggatgaacgaacgttttttttttaaatgttttttttaccttttttacgggcaataatggactgatttttatgaaaaaatggtacctccggcTTTACAatcgcgccaaaaattcaaaatcgcatatttttcaaaatggtttcgttcattcgcacaagaaactaatattttaagtaaatcaattcaattttttttatttccgataacactgtaaggccagactttatgcaccgcaagagaccaatttttgaaAGTGACTCCGGccgggataaataataattatttcttaacaaaaaaattcctatatactctccaaatatatgTAGCCatgtatcgtgtaaaaaaattgaataattatattcactcagaaatgaaaaaaaaaatcgcaaaaatctgttttttttcagcctctgaaaccatcctgcccccttaaagaAACAGAACTCATCATTAAAGGTTATAATGATGCCTCATTGACTCTCCCAGAAACAACGAAACAACGAGAAATTAATATAACTATATGATCAATAACAACGAAATTCTGCATAAATTGCAAATACGAAATGCCAAATAACAAACACAGCCCAATGGACAAAACATGGCCAGCATTTATAAAACACAAAGAGCTCACATCAATTAAAACTCTGGAAAAAGTTGACCACAAAACAGCTCTTAAGATATACCACACTCGTCACATCCATGATACAACTCCATACTCTACAAAACTAGCAGAACAACCcaacaaaaatttaacaatacaCTCAAACTGGAGGtggagaactatcgatagtcaGCGCCATCGATAGCCGGCGACAGTTTTTCTTAAACCCTCGATAGTGTCAATAGTGCCATCGATAGTCACCGATACTATCGTCCGAcattaaaatctttttttttcaaggcaTTTGcaagtttttgaaatatttccaaacatGTGAAATCTTACTCCTTTTTGAGTTACTCTGCTTATTGGGAACAAAATCCTTTTCAGAGTCTATGCTTGTCTGGTTGGGTCGCTATCGAACGTTTCTGACACTATCGATTGCGGCTCGATAGCGGCCAAACAATCGATAGTGTCGATAGCGCCATCGatagttctccacctctaACTCAAACCAATGGCTCCTCTTCAAATCCTCCCCCAACCGGCGACAGACAAAAATCACAACAAAGGAAATCAATTACATACGATGACCTCGATACTCCCATGGACACCTCACCCCCTCTTACGCAGCCAGAAAATCAACATCAGCATCAACATCATCATCTACATCATCAACATctccatcatcatcatcacctACACTCAACTCATCCCTTTCAGAAGATCTTAAACTTAGGATTTACTCAAATAAACAACACACACTCGCCAAACCACTCAAAACCAAAGAAAAAACGTacaaaaacctaaaaaaagagataaaaacaaaaactctcTCCTTAATAGTGACAGCGGCAGCATTTAATTATATCTAATTCAATCCTAATACACCTACATCTTAATACATAAGTAAGCCTTTCTAACAATACTTAGCTTAGCAGTGGTTAAAGTACTTCAATGGAATCTAAATGGATACATAAATAATTACAATGAATTGCAAACTCTCATTAAAATCCACAATCCAAAAATGATATCCCTACAAGAAACCCACCTATACTCCATACAAAATATCCCCATCCCAATTACCAACACCCTCTACCACAAAAATATCGCCACTAACGGATATGGAGGGGTGGCACTCCTAATCCACAACTCTATACAACATCAAAACGTCACGATCAATACTTCTGACTTCGACACAATAGCAGTAACAGTCCACTCCAAAATCAAATTCACAATAGTCTCCTCGTACATTCCACCGAATAAAACCTTTAAGATTCAAAACCTCAGAAACACATACGATAATATACAACCACCCTTACTTATAACTGGATATTTTAACAGCTGGCATAGAAGCTGGGGCTCACCAGCCAACAATACTAGAGGCAACATATTATTCAAATACATCAACCAGTCCTCACTTATAACTCTCAATAATGGCTCTCCAACTCACTTTTCCACACATCATACTCTCACCCACATAGACCTTTCCCTCGCCTCGATCCCCCAGCTCAAACGTCAACAAAGAAACAGCCAATataactaaaataataatacaagcAGCTAACGAAACCATCCTCCAAACACAGACATTTAAGATACAGATATCTGTCCCATGCACTGTGGTCCCAAATCCCGATTTGGTAGCATAAAGTCCCAAATTTCATGGAAGAAaatctgaattttttttttatatatttaaactagATACCCTAGATAGAAAgtatcaataaatatttttgtcaaaaatgcaACCTTGCAATTTTTACAGATGTTTAAAGTCAGGTGATTGAGCAGCTGatttttgtgacaaaattggcgggaaatatttaataactttGAGAGCTTGGCAAATCTAAACCaaacaatatttttctattatttaaaatggatATTGAAGTTGGAGGTATGTAAATTACGAATAATAAACACAATTTGTGTGGTAATTTGTTTAACGTTATATAATTGTACTGTTTTGTGTTGTCCAAGGAAATCAAAAAGCTGACAAAAGTGTTCGTCTTCTGTAGAGGAAAAAAGGTGTTGTGCGTATTTGTGCGTTGTTTAATGTATGTTAAACAAtagtattattatattatattaaattttaataatagtttCGTTTGCGGCTTTTTGCGGCTTTTCCGATGCTATAATTATTTAGATGTGCTTGAATTCTGTCACGCCACGTTGCTGGACGTGTGGATGGACAGCGGGCGCCACTCTTCCGCGCTGACTGAATTTGTATTTGGTCAAATAGATCAATGTACACTAAGCGACGACAAAAGgagtgaaataaataaaaaaaataagaagttttgaaatttttgttacGTCAAACCTGCAAAAGTGCAGTCGGAATATGCGAACATTCAGAGAAAAGCATTCACAGTGGCTATTAAAGTCTCTTAAAATACATTTGGAAAATCACTCGGAGATGGAAAATTTAAAGAAGGGAAGACCAAAACTGACTTATGATGAAGGAGGATCGCGCCTTAAAAGAAAACTTGCTGGTGAAGTAGCGCTTAAGAATGAAAATGatacgcaacttttgatacaCGCAGCTTCAATATCAGCAAGGAAATCAAGTGAACATAGTGTTGCATTTTTACTTGCAAATTGTAATAGGTCTGAAGCACAGGCAACTGAAGCTAAAAGAAAGCTTCATACAGCAGAACCAATACCTCTTACAATAAATGAGGCTTTGGAATTTTCCATTGACAATTCATTAAGCAAACAATTGTACAAAGAAATTCGTCAAATAAGCAAACTGCATAATTGCGACATATACCCCAACTACAAAAAAGTTCTGGAAGCTAAATTACAGTTGAGACCTGTGGGGATAACAGCGACAGAAACATTTGCAAAGGTTGCTTTACAGGATTTATTAAATCATACTGCGAGCCGAATTGTATTGATGCAGGAGGAACTATTTGCAAATTTGGAAACTGTGTCAAGCCTTAAATTAATTGTAAGTTACGGATTTGATGGATCATCTGGACAGAGTATGTACAAACAAAGATTTGAATGTAACGAAAAAGACACCTCAGATCAGTCGTTATTTGTTACTACCATTATACCTCTGAAGCTTATAGATGATGCAGGATCCATATTTTGGAATAACAGAACTCCGCAATCTGTAAGATTTTGTCGCCCTCTAAAAATGGAATTcgcaaaagaaacaaaagatCACATTCTTGCAGAGAAAAACGATTTGGACAGGCAAATAGAACATTTGATTCCCTTCGTATTAACCATTTTAGAGGAAAGGAAAATCACTATCGCATTTGATATGCATATGACACTTATAGACGGAAAAGTTTTAAACGTTTTAACGGGCACGAATTCCTGCCAATTATGTTCAATTTGTGGAGCAGGCCCAAAACAATTTATGGATACTATTGACCAGAATTCTTT contains:
- the LOC123257586 gene encoding uncharacterized protein LOC123257586; the protein is MRTFREKHSQWLLKSLKIHLENHSEMENLKKGRPKLTYDEGGSRLKRKLAGEVALKNENDTQLLIHAASISARKSSEHSVAFLLANCNRSEAQATEAKRKLHTAEPIPLTINEALEFSIDNSLSKQLYKEIRQISKLHNCDIYPNYKKVLEAKLQLRPVGITATETFAKVALQDLLNHTASRIVLMQEELFANLETVSSLKLIVSYGFDGSSGQSMYKQRFECNEKDTSDQSLFVTTIIPLKLIDDAGSIFWNNRTPQSVRFCRPLKMEFAKETKDHILAEKNDLDRQIEHLIPFVLTILEERKITIAFDMHMTLIDGKVLNVLTGTNSCQLCSICGAGPKQFMDTIDQNSFKPKPGHLQYGISPLHAWIRVFELLLKISYRLKFKKWQARLESDKRDMISKKEHIQKRMRQEMGLHVDKPKQNGSGNTNDGNTARKAFSNTKLFASILELDLELINSLHTILVAINCEFSIDP